In one Patescibacteria group bacterium genomic region, the following are encoded:
- a CDS encoding helix-turn-helix transcriptional regulator — protein sequence MSSTNKSMIAENMKKYRNKMGISQDRLSKLADITYNTIIKIESGANKNPTIETLSKIAKALGVGVDDLIR from the coding sequence ATGTCGTCAACAAACAAATCAATGATTGCTGAAAATATGAAGAAATACCGCAATAAAATGGGTATTTCACAAGACAGGCTATCTAAATTGGCGGATATTACCTACAACACCATTATTAAAATTGAATCAGGCGCTAATAAAAATCCGACCATAGAAACTTTATCCAAAATTGCCAAGGCATTGGGCGTTGGCGTCGATGATTTAATTAGATAA
- a CDS encoding site-specific DNA-methyltransferase, with the protein MNLSDNEKRDIIKYLESGKPLPEKYRFLLFGEAKEVELLWSGKTDEVESMVLPFQAIEHIDEPRSEEKISAQSSLFDTSGRQIKGWSNKLIWGDNKLILSSLKNGPLRKQIETEGGLKLIYIDPPFDVGADFSMNIEIGEESFTKKPSVIEEIAFRDTWGKGQDSFLAMLYERLSLMRDLLAPDGHIFVHCDQRVNASLRFLLHDVFGKENFRNEIIWQRTSAGKTVSGNLPKNCDYILWCTKSDDYQYFGFSGELTKENIKVFSKNDNDGRGLYRTQPIIKTSSPGPATTYDYKDNNGNIWKCPKKGWRFNENRMRKLENDNRLLFTTVISEKYYLNERLEIGRQLSNLWADISGNTVGFSKESQDYPTQKPEKLLERIIKATTSESNLVADFFCGSGTTLAVAEKMGRKWIGADLGKFSIHTTRKRLIDVQRDLKSEGKDFRAFEILNIGKYEREKFLTVNENLRDEEKRIQRENKEKEFIKLILSAYKAEPVDSFNTFVGKKRDRLVAVGSIDTPVTNDFLEKIINECREKKITKADVLGFDYEMGLDFESAKKLGIDVQFKVIPREVFDKKAVEKGQVKFYDVAYIEVKPIIRGRGNVKEIAIELTDFSVFYNQDNTGEVEEKLQSGGNKIIIENGQVIKISKDKDTDIIEREVLTKKWTDWIDYWSVDFNFESKKEIIRVKKEKGAQAKLDGTKDPQQLEIDDYTEVWTGNYIFENEWQSFRTKKDRTLQFTSAFKEAPKGKMKIAVKVIDIFGNDTTKVVEIKI; encoded by the coding sequence ATGAATTTATCTGATAACGAAAAACGAGATATTATAAAATATTTGGAATCAGGTAAGCCATTGCCGGAAAAATACCGCTTTTTGCTTTTCGGAGAAGCTAAAGAAGTTGAGCTTTTGTGGAGCGGAAAAACTGACGAAGTGGAGAGTATGGTTTTGCCTTTTCAGGCCATTGAACATATTGACGAGCCGAGAAGCGAGGAAAAAATTTCTGCGCAAAGTTCGCTTTTTGATACTTCCGGTCGGCAAATTAAGGGTTGGTCTAATAAACTTATTTGGGGCGATAATAAATTGATTTTATCCTCACTCAAAAATGGCCCGCTTAGAAAACAGATTGAAACCGAGGGCGGACTTAAACTTATTTATATTGATCCGCCGTTTGACGTTGGCGCGGATTTTTCTATGAATATTGAAATTGGCGAGGAATCTTTTACTAAAAAACCATCGGTAATTGAAGAGATAGCCTTTCGAGATACTTGGGGTAAAGGACAAGACTCCTTCTTGGCCATGCTTTATGAACGCCTATCGTTAATGCGCGATTTATTAGCACCGGATGGTCATATATTTGTTCATTGCGACCAAAGAGTAAATGCTTCTTTACGATTTCTATTGCATGATGTTTTTGGAAAAGAAAATTTCCGAAACGAAATAATATGGCAGCGGACTTCGGCGGGCAAGACCGTGTCGGGAAATTTACCCAAGAATTGTGATTATATTTTGTGGTGTACAAAATCCGATGATTATCAATATTTTGGTTTTAGCGGAGAGTTAACTAAGGAAAACATAAAAGTTTTTAGTAAAAATGATAATGACGGCAGGGGTTTATACAGAACACAACCCATAATTAAAACTTCAAGCCCTGGACCTGCTACAACATACGATTATAAAGATAATAATGGAAATATTTGGAAGTGTCCAAAAAAGGGTTGGCGGTTTAATGAAAACCGGATGAGAAAATTAGAAAATGATAATAGACTTCTTTTTACAACGGTCATCTCTGAAAAATATTATTTAAATGAAAGACTTGAAATAGGCAGACAACTATCAAATCTTTGGGCGGATATTAGTGGTAATACGGTCGGTTTTTCAAAAGAGAGCCAAGACTACCCCACGCAAAAACCAGAAAAACTCTTAGAAAGAATTATTAAAGCAACCACAAGCGAAAGTAATCTTGTTGCAGATTTTTTCTGTGGTTCCGGTACAACCTTGGCGGTAGCGGAAAAAATGGGTAGGAAATGGATTGGCGCTGATTTAGGAAAATTTTCTATCCATACTACCCGCAAAAGATTAATTGACGTACAAAGGGATCTTAAAAGTGAGGGTAAGGATTTTCGAGCATTTGAAATACTTAATATAGGCAAATACGAACGAGAAAAATTTCTGACAGTAAATGAAAATTTACGTGACGAAGAAAAAAGAATCCAGCGAGAAAATAAAGAAAAAGAATTTATCAAACTTATTCTCTCGGCGTACAAAGCCGAGCCGGTGGATTCATTTAATACTTTTGTCGGTAAGAAAAGGGATAGATTGGTCGCTGTCGGTTCAATTGACACGCCGGTTACCAATGATTTTTTAGAAAAAATAATTAACGAATGCCGAGAAAAGAAAATAACTAAAGCTGATGTTTTGGGATTTGATTATGAAATGGGGTTGGATTTTGAATCGGCAAAAAAACTGGGTATAGACGTGCAGTTTAAAGTCATCCCGCGCGAGGTGTTTGATAAAAAAGCCGTAGAAAAAGGGCAGGTTAAATTTTATGATGTCGCCTACATTGAAGTTAAACCAATAATTCGCGGGCGAGGTAATGTTAAAGAAATAGCAATTGAGCTGACTGATTTTTCCGTTTTTTATAATCAAGACAATACCGGCGAAGTTGAAGAAAAACTGCAATCTGGAGGAAATAAAATTATCATTGAAAACGGACAGGTGATCAAGATTTCTAAAGACAAAGATACGGATATCATTGAGCGCGAAGTTTTAACGAAAAAATGGACGGACTGGATTGATTATTGGTCTGTTGATTTTAATTTTGAAAGTAAAAAGGAAATTATTAGAGTTAAAAAAGAGAAAGGCGCTCAGGCTAAACTTGATGGGACAAAAGATCCTCAACAGCTGGAAATTGATGATTATACGGAGGTTTGGACCGGTAATTATATTTTTGAAAATGAATGGCAATCATTCAGGACGAAAAAAGACAGGACACTTCAGTTTACTTCCGCTTTCAAAGAAGCGCCAAAAGGTAAAATGAAAATCGCGGTTAAAGTGATTGATATTTTTGGAAATGATACGACGAAGGTTGTTGAAATTAAAATCTAG
- a CDS encoding WYL domain-containing protein, with product MYPIIETIKQAAREKKVLKIIYREKDGTSEGWRYVEPYSFSHDNGEDGFFAWDASKGGIRRFSIDRINDAQVTDETYNPRYGIEI from the coding sequence ATGTATCCAATTATAGAAACAATTAAACAAGCTGCTAGAGAAAAAAAAGTTTTAAAGATTATTTATCGTGAAAAAGACGGTACAAGCGAAGGCTGGCGATATGTAGAGCCTTACAGTTTTAGCCATGATAATGGTGAAGACGGTTTTTTTGCTTGGGATGCGAGCAAGGGCGGCATTAGAAGATTTTCAATAGACAGAATTAATGACGCTCAAGTCACTGATGAAACATATAATCCTAGATATGGAATAGAAATTTAA
- a CDS encoding NYN domain-containing protein — translation MENKKFRLKIKKKTLLIIDWANVWGWSKTLKWEVCPKKLFKFFDRPKIIGRRLYHGVEVGQQKSEEFKVEIENIGFISVSKEVKWPPVFLEKQQHFKKIVKDLFDVLDNVKKTNSELSIKLYDLAQKINSLLDDLASLEKEGSLKNIFSSIEDLDNELKKLNIDIGGLQENLKLPVRRRKCDFDVEITRDALNLVNDYETLLLFSGDGDYAALTKDLIQKGKKVILVFAPGHMGKEYLEIENDLFYACSIVNLRNILQK, via the coding sequence ATGGAAAATAAAAAGTTTAGATTAAAAATAAAAAAGAAAACTTTACTCATAATTGATTGGGCAAATGTTTGGGGTTGGTCAAAAACTTTAAAATGGGAGGTATGCCCTAAAAAATTATTTAAATTTTTTGATAGGCCAAAAATTATTGGCAGAAGATTGTATCATGGAGTGGAGGTTGGTCAGCAAAAATCAGAAGAGTTTAAAGTTGAAATTGAAAATATTGGGTTTATTTCGGTTTCTAAAGAAGTTAAATGGCCGCCAGTTTTTTTGGAGAAACAGCAACATTTTAAAAAAATTGTAAAAGATTTGTTTGACGTTTTAGACAATGTTAAAAAAACAAATTCAGAGCTTTCAATTAAACTTTATGATTTAGCTCAGAAAATTAATAGTTTACTGGATGATCTTGCGAGCCTAGAAAAGGAAGGATCTCTTAAAAATATTTTTAGTTCTATCGAGGACTTAGATAATGAATTAAAAAAATTAAATATTGATATAGGCGGTCTTCAAGAAAATTTAAAATTACCAGTTCGACGCAGAAAATGCGATTTTGACGTTGAAATAACTAGAGATGCATTAAATTTAGTAAATGATTATGAAACCCTGTTGCTTTTTAGTGGCGATGGTGATTATGCCGCTTTAACTAAAGATTTAATTCAAAAGGGTAAAAAGGTAATTTTGGTATTTGCTCCTGGTCATATGGGAAAGGAATATCTTGAAATAGAGAATGATCTTTTTTATGCTTGTTCGATTGTTAATCTAAGAAATATTTTACAAAAATAA